A single window of Paenibacillus sp. FSL H8-0537 DNA harbors:
- a CDS encoding SOS response-associated peptidase codes for MIERYSVRANVDDLVRSFQVGNVIDCDVTRFNIAPTQSVSIVMNDRLGERTLQDARWGLFPFWAKDSVNADCERLSEKPFFERMLRRQRCVVPCSGFFGWQQYGQEREPRAMHIVVPSQRLFGVAGFFDAWKNYQGQEVRAFTMITASSSGALSGWQPRVPIVLDEEGLEDWLNPRIHDFRSLRKHLDPLESYQLRAYPVTNAVGNEAYESPDCIQEIMPDFA; via the coding sequence ATGATTGAGCGTTATTCGGTTAGGGCAAATGTCGACGATTTGGTTCGGTCGTTCCAGGTTGGGAATGTAATTGATTGTGATGTGACTAGGTTTAATATAGCGCCGACCCAGTCGGTGTCAATTGTAATGAATGACCGCTTAGGCGAGCGGACGCTTCAGGATGCCAGATGGGGCTTGTTTCCGTTCTGGGCGAAGGATTCAGTAAATGCGGATTGCGAGCGGTTGTCTGAAAAGCCATTTTTCGAGCGGATGCTGCGCAGGCAGCGCTGTGTTGTACCATGCAGTGGCTTCTTTGGCTGGCAGCAGTATGGGCAGGAGCGAGAGCCGCGGGCGATGCATATTGTTGTGCCGAGCCAGCGATTGTTTGGTGTGGCGGGGTTCTTTGATGCTTGGAAAAATTATCAGGGGCAGGAAGTGCGCGCTTTTACGATGATCACGGCCAGTTCTTCAGGGGCGTTATCCGGCTGGCAGCCGCGCGTGCCTATCGTGCTTGACGAGGAAGGGCTGGAAGATTGGCTCAATCCGCGCATTCATGATTTCCGTTCACTGCGCAAGCATCTCGACCCGCTGGAATCCTATCAGCTAAGAGCTTATCCGGTAACGAATGCGGTAGGCAACGAAGCGTACGAGTCGCCGGATTGCATTCAGGAAATTATGCCGGATTTTGCATAG
- a CDS encoding AraC family transcriptional regulator, with protein MSEELLLTFRSPPLPFFIESNRRTYQAGEEHPNRTNIGVFDMLFVHEGALHLAEGDNKWLLGPGDVLILRPDSYHYSYQPCQETTVFDWIHFQTVGAWEETEGSQSGSLRGDYYTYAIRLPKKIHLSYPDEAKLIFAQLHDAAQSSSHGAFWERQQRFLHLLQMLDEGWRSDAARAGVSVAERAAAYLKMNYRSPISNGMLSEVLQLHTNYITRCMTEVFGCTPQQYLLYYRLDQAKLLLIKTDWTIARIAEETGFRQTPHFSRLFASHTGMPPLKFRKRFTTN; from the coding sequence GTGTCAGAGGAACTGCTGCTAACGTTTCGTTCGCCGCCGCTGCCCTTTTTTATAGAATCAAACCGTCGTACGTATCAAGCGGGTGAGGAACATCCGAACCGGACTAATATTGGCGTATTCGATATGCTGTTCGTGCATGAAGGCGCTTTGCATCTTGCGGAAGGGGACAATAAATGGCTGCTTGGCCCAGGGGATGTGCTTATTTTGCGGCCGGACAGCTATCATTATTCGTATCAGCCTTGCCAGGAGACGACCGTGTTCGACTGGATCCATTTTCAGACGGTGGGTGCATGGGAGGAAACCGAGGGGAGTCAATCGGGCTCCTTGCGGGGAGACTATTATACGTATGCTATTCGGCTGCCGAAAAAAATTCACCTGTCTTACCCGGACGAAGCGAAGCTCATCTTCGCACAGCTGCATGATGCAGCGCAAAGCTCGTCGCATGGCGCGTTCTGGGAGCGGCAGCAGCGTTTTCTGCATTTATTGCAAATGCTGGATGAAGGCTGGCGTTCGGATGCCGCAAGAGCAGGCGTATCGGTGGCAGAACGTGCTGCGGCCTATTTGAAAATGAATTACCGCAGCCCTATCAGCAATGGCATGCTCAGCGAAGTGCTGCAGCTGCATACCAATTATATTACGCGCTGTATGACCGAGGTGTTCGGTTGTACGCCGCAGCAATATTTGCTCTATTACAGGCTGGATCAAGCGAAGCTGCTCCTTATTAAGACAGACTGGACGATTGCCCGCATCGCGGAGGAAACGGGCTTCCGTCAAACGCCGCATTTCTCGCGGCTGTTTGCCTCCCACACCGGGATGCCGCCGCTTAAATTCCGCAAGCGTTTTACGACAAATTAA
- a CDS encoding response regulator transcription factor has protein sequence MSAKIIVADDEQNITDVCRRYLEREGWAVWVAADGEQALALWREHQPDLLVLDLMMPKLGGIEVCDVIRQAEETPIIMLTARGEEADRLLGLTMGADDYMTKPFSPRELVLRIKNILRRTNRQAAEAARGQQLVGASGSGIGNGIGLGSGTANGMVNLGAHGNGNGDQALFFDGLSIFPLERRVTVKDVEAELTAKEFDLLSLLAQYPGKVFSRSQLLNQIWDIAYDGDTTTVTVHIRRLREKIEDNPSDPLWIKTVWGIGYKLDGKGAGG, from the coding sequence ATGAGCGCCAAAATTATAGTAGCAGATGATGAACAAAATATAACTGACGTCTGCCGCCGCTATTTGGAGCGGGAAGGCTGGGCGGTATGGGTGGCAGCAGATGGCGAGCAAGCGCTTGCGCTGTGGAGAGAGCATCAGCCGGATTTATTGGTGCTCGACCTGATGATGCCGAAGCTAGGCGGAATCGAGGTGTGCGACGTCATCCGGCAAGCAGAGGAAACACCGATTATTATGCTGACCGCCCGAGGGGAAGAAGCTGATCGGCTGCTAGGGCTTACGATGGGTGCAGACGATTATATGACGAAGCCGTTCAGTCCGAGGGAGCTGGTGCTGCGGATCAAAAATATTTTGCGCCGGACGAACCGGCAGGCAGCCGAAGCGGCGAGGGGACAGCAGCTTGTGGGGGCTAGCGGAAGCGGAATTGGGAATGGAATCGGGCTAGGGAGCGGGACGGCAAACGGAATGGTGAATTTAGGCGCTCATGGCAACGGCAACGGAGACCAGGCTCTATTTTTCGACGGATTATCCATCTTCCCGCTGGAGCGGCGCGTCACGGTTAAAGACGTGGAGGCAGAGCTAACGGCGAAGGAATTTGACCTGCTGAGCCTGCTGGCGCAATATCCGGGCAAGGTATTCTCGCGCAGCCAGCTGCTGAATCAAATTTGGGATATCGCTTACGATGGCGATACGACGACGGTGACGGTTCATATCCGGCGCCTGCGGGAGAAAATTGAAGACAATCCGTCCGATCCGCTCTGGATCAAAACAGTCTGGGGAATCGGCTATAAGCTGGATGGGAAAGGGGCAGGCGGATGA
- a CDS encoding M24 family metallopeptidase has product MLTKLALGTEEQYVQHAGSIIAACHKELSKRITCGVTTLEIERFTERFMLERGAFPAYKGRKGYPFAIYASVNGMLRGGFPGTAPLSSGDMVKIEMIAGVDGGAAEFAWTYAIGEPSPLARKLLRTAQHTLNRGIAEARVGRSAGDIIVAIHTSAAKSGCLVMNSMPDIAVHGILHRLQQGEMRPVEQPEELLAEGMILTIDLIVGLGALAGDAASVEPGLATAHVKHTVAVTRSGPVVLTK; this is encoded by the coding sequence ATGCTGACGAAGCTTGCGCTTGGCACGGAAGAGCAGTATGTACAGCATGCAGGGAGCATTATAGCTGCATGCCATAAGGAGCTGTCAAAGCGGATTACCTGCGGGGTGACAACGCTTGAGATCGAGCGTTTTACGGAGCGATTCATGCTGGAAAGAGGGGCGTTTCCGGCCTACAAGGGGCGAAAAGGTTATCCGTTCGCCATTTATGCCTCGGTAAACGGGATGCTGCGCGGCGGGTTTCCCGGCACGGCTCCTCTGTCCAGCGGTGATATGGTCAAAATCGAGATGATTGCCGGGGTGGATGGCGGCGCAGCTGAATTCGCCTGGACGTATGCGATAGGTGAGCCGTCCCCGCTTGCCCGCAAGCTGCTGCGCACGGCGCAGCATACGCTGAATCGCGGTATTGCCGAGGCGAGAGTAGGCAGAAGCGCCGGAGACATCATCGTGGCTATCCATACTTCAGCGGCCAAGTCGGGCTGCCTGGTCATGAACAGCATGCCGGATATCGCGGTGCACGGCATTCTTCACCGGCTGCAGCAAGGAGAGATGCGCCCGGTGGAGCAGCCGGAGGAGCTATTGGCAGAAGGCATGATTTTGACGATTGATTTAATTGTGGGATTAGGTGCGCTGGCGGGTGACGCTGCTAGTGTCGAGCCGGGACTTGCGACGGCGCATGTAAAGCATACTGTGGCGGTTACCCGCTCAGGCCCGGTAGTACTGACAAAATGA
- a CDS encoding flavodoxin — protein MSKVIVVYASMTGNTEEMAEAIVAGAQEAGVEVVSKEAFDANAADLLEYDGIIIGAYTWGDGELPDEILDFYEELEGLDLSGRKAAVFGSGDSSYPVFCGAVDTIEAKLRELGAEIVSESLKVEYNPSDDEKEQCKNLGKQVAGLVTVAG, from the coding sequence GTGTCAAAGGTAATTGTGGTATACGCGAGCATGACGGGTAATACAGAGGAAATGGCTGAGGCAATTGTTGCTGGAGCACAGGAAGCGGGCGTTGAGGTTGTATCGAAGGAAGCTTTCGATGCAAATGCAGCTGATTTGCTGGAGTACGATGGCATCATTATCGGCGCGTATACTTGGGGAGACGGCGAGCTTCCAGATGAAATTCTTGATTTCTATGAGGAGCTTGAAGGACTTGACCTCAGCGGCCGCAAAGCAGCCGTATTCGGTTCGGGGGATTCCTCCTATCCTGTATTTTGCGGCGCGGTTGATACCATCGAAGCTAAGCTGCGCGAGCTAGGGGCAGAAATTGTCTCCGAAAGCCTGAAGGTTGAATACAACCCTTCCGATGATGAGAAAGAACAATGCAAAAACCTAGGCAAGCAAGTAGCTGGCCTTGTAACTGTAGCGGGCTAA
- a CDS encoding molybdopterin-dependent oxidoreductase — protein sequence MSSFIERLRKGYGKKLVSLHAWNGWIVVILALTGLMLLGGFWRGFLGEGRVWLKWLHIVVGIASLLPVVYYLFLAAKHWKQIKEKPWQKFNVIVVLALLTGWFLSGVLLWQFRLVGPEISNAALLVHDLLTWIGLPYIIYHSITRTKWLKQPHRRTINPVREEVIHPAAGPQAVYSRRQVIKWTLGAGIAIALGPSFLKWVGGALGTGIGGASSIDELVAENGNKLLPEPQPLPASLPPTGGGAKGNFRVYTVTPIPKFDNSNWSFTIDGLVDQRLQWNWEQFVALKRTVQVSDFHCVTGWSVYNNTWEGIPLKELLKSAGVQSKAQTVKFYSGDGVYTDTLTLEQADMDDVMVAVMHDGKPIPSDLGGPVKLIVPKMYAYKSVKWLNRIELIEGEHVGYWEQRGYANDAWV from the coding sequence ATGAGTTCATTCATTGAACGTTTGCGCAAGGGCTATGGGAAAAAGCTGGTGTCGCTCCACGCGTGGAACGGGTGGATAGTTGTGATTTTGGCGTTGACAGGACTTATGCTGCTGGGCGGCTTTTGGCGGGGGTTTCTGGGAGAAGGCCGCGTGTGGTTAAAATGGCTGCACATCGTGGTCGGCATCGCTTCGCTGCTGCCCGTCGTTTATTATTTATTTCTCGCCGCTAAGCACTGGAAGCAAATTAAGGAAAAGCCGTGGCAGAAATTTAATGTAATCGTCGTACTTGCGCTGCTCACAGGCTGGTTTTTATCTGGTGTGCTGCTGTGGCAGTTTAGACTAGTGGGGCCTGAAATTTCAAATGCGGCGCTGCTCGTGCATGATTTGCTGACGTGGATCGGCCTGCCTTATATCATCTACCATTCCATTACACGGACAAAATGGCTCAAGCAACCGCATCGTCGTACGATAAATCCGGTTCGTGAGGAGGTCATTCATCCTGCAGCGGGACCGCAAGCGGTTTATTCACGGAGACAGGTAATAAAATGGACGCTGGGCGCGGGGATCGCGATTGCGCTCGGGCCTTCTTTTCTAAAGTGGGTAGGTGGGGCGCTTGGGACTGGTATTGGCGGAGCTTCGTCTATTGACGAGCTTGTTGCGGAGAATGGCAATAAGCTGCTGCCTGAGCCGCAGCCGCTTCCAGCTTCGCTTCCGCCTACGGGCGGCGGTGCAAAAGGAAATTTCCGCGTGTACACAGTGACACCGATTCCGAAATTCGACAATAGCAATTGGTCGTTTACGATTGATGGCTTGGTCGATCAGCGCTTGCAGTGGAATTGGGAGCAGTTCGTGGCGCTGAAACGAACGGTGCAGGTGAGCGATTTTCATTGCGTGACGGGTTGGTCCGTGTACAACAATACGTGGGAAGGGATTCCGCTCAAGGAGCTGCTGAAAAGCGCAGGTGTTCAGTCGAAAGCACAAACGGTAAAATTTTATTCCGGCGACGGTGTGTATACGGATACGTTGACTCTGGAGCAGGCGGATATGGACGACGTCATGGTCGCTGTCATGCATGACGGCAAGCCGATTCCAAGCGATCTCGGCGGACCGGTCAAGCTGATTGTGCCGAAAATGTACGCCTACAAGTCGGTCAAATGGCTGAACCGTATTGAGCTGATCGAAGGGGAGCATGTCGGGTATTGGGAACAGCGCGGGTATGCGAATGATGCGTGGGTGTAA
- a CDS encoding DUF4145 domain-containing protein, with product MFPKDERIVNYSIPQIVRESYDEAVRCEKAKAAIAVVVMVGRSLEAICKDFVPDSKTINSGLKMMKDNGFISEELLEWSNELRFLRNQGAHATSKKITLEDAEDSLDFLQAILEILYHLRPRFKDIKNRREQE from the coding sequence GTGTTTCCTAAAGATGAAAGAATAGTAAATTATAGCATTCCTCAAATTGTAAGAGAATCCTATGATGAAGCAGTAAGATGCGAGAAAGCGAAAGCAGCAATAGCAGTAGTAGTAATGGTCGGAAGATCTTTAGAGGCAATTTGTAAAGATTTTGTTCCAGATTCCAAGACAATAAACTCGGGATTGAAAATGATGAAGGATAATGGATTTATTAGTGAAGAACTTTTAGAGTGGTCAAATGAATTAAGGTTTTTAAGGAATCAAGGGGCTCATGCAACCAGCAAAAAGATAACTTTAGAAGACGCAGAAGATTCATTGGATTTTTTACAAGCAATACTTGAAATTCTATATCATCTTAGACCACGATTTAAAGATATTAAGAACAGACGAGAACAAGAATAA
- a CDS encoding sulfurtransferase, which yields MTYFKKVDWLLERLGAENTVIVDTRYLLTEPETGRKSYEEAHIPGAYYANLSHDLSGPKRPDGEGGRHPLPEPEVLAAFLGRIGIDNHATVVAYDNQGGAMASRLRWLLEWMGHEGQVYVLEGGFTAWQAVDYPVSSEEPVAVKGVIFEPALRDEILVSRSYVKESIGKDGIVIIDSREAPRYRGEVEPMDPAAGHIPGAINHFWVESRHVDGVWKSPEEQAERFAGLSKDDEIIVYCGSGVTATPNFFALQEAGFKNVKLYAGSWSDWSSDSGNPVAVGED from the coding sequence ATGACTTATTTTAAAAAGGTAGATTGGCTGCTTGAGCGTTTGGGCGCTGAAAATACAGTAATTGTCGATACACGTTATTTGCTGACTGAGCCTGAAACTGGCCGGAAATCTTATGAGGAGGCCCACATTCCGGGTGCTTATTATGCCAATCTTAGCCATGATTTGTCGGGGCCGAAGCGCCCTGATGGAGAAGGCGGACGCCATCCTTTGCCAGAGCCGGAAGTGTTGGCCGCTTTTCTGGGGCGGATTGGAATTGACAATCATGCGACAGTAGTCGCTTACGATAACCAAGGCGGAGCCATGGCCTCGCGCCTGCGCTGGCTGCTTGAGTGGATGGGACATGAGGGGCAAGTGTATGTGCTGGAAGGCGGATTCACTGCTTGGCAAGCAGTAGATTATCCCGTTAGCTCAGAAGAGCCAGTTGCGGTGAAAGGGGTTATTTTTGAGCCAGCTTTGCGGGATGAGATTCTAGTAAGCCGCTCTTATGTGAAGGAGAGCATCGGCAAGGACGGGATCGTGATTATTGATTCGCGTGAAGCGCCTCGCTATCGGGGGGAAGTTGAGCCGATGGACCCGGCGGCCGGACATATTCCGGGAGCGATTAATCATTTTTGGGTGGAAAGTCGTCATGTGGATGGCGTGTGGAAGTCGCCAGAGGAGCAGGCGGAACGCTTTGCGGGGCTTTCGAAGGATGATGAGATTATCGTTTACTGCGGTTCTGGCGTTACCGCTACGCCGAACTTTTTTGCGCTGCAGGAGGCCGGGTTTAAGAATGTGAAGCTTTATGCAGGGAGTTGGAGCGATTGGAGCTCGGATAGTGGGAATCCGGTGGCGGTGGGGGAAGATTAA
- a CDS encoding HAMP domain-containing sensor histidine kinase, whose protein sequence is MRLRPYLMLVNTISIAFIIILLLVFYRYMLLTREQFEWLTLATVGAGVVSGLIYFMLVRPLEVSVRRVREGAERIAEGDLQARIEQRGLREFKQLADQFNRMGASLEESFRQVKAAESSQRELVANMAHDLRTPLASVQSYVEALEDGIIQDEETFRGYLATIRTETIRLGELIQDLFDLSTLDAEQKEEGPRQEAVVEDVLIELLPRFAKPTEQKDLQLKVKLPERSLSLLIEPRHLQRILQNLLENAVRHSPQGSLILIEAEVLADTDNVSLAAVASAAGDGLETGQRRELKLVRFTVSDEGDGVPEAERERIFERFYRLDRSRNRQSGGAGLGLAIAKLLVEQYGGRIGVQQAGMQGSMFWFTMHEAGTGAQRHDQPENRN, encoded by the coding sequence ATGAGGCTGCGTCCTTATTTAATGCTGGTAAATACGATCAGCATTGCTTTTATTATTATTTTGCTGCTGGTGTTTTATCGGTATATGCTGCTGACGAGAGAGCAGTTCGAATGGCTGACGCTGGCGACGGTGGGAGCGGGGGTCGTGTCGGGCTTGATTTATTTTATGCTGGTGCGCCCGCTAGAGGTTTCGGTAAGGCGGGTGCGGGAAGGGGCGGAGCGTATTGCGGAGGGGGATTTGCAGGCGCGTATAGAGCAGAGAGGTTTAAGGGAATTTAAGCAGCTTGCTGATCAATTCAACCGCATGGGAGCGAGCCTTGAAGAAAGCTTTCGTCAGGTGAAGGCGGCGGAGTCGTCGCAGCGCGAGCTTGTTGCGAATATGGCGCATGATTTGCGGACACCGCTTGCGTCGGTACAATCTTACGTGGAAGCGCTGGAGGACGGCATCATTCAAGATGAGGAGACGTTTAGAGGATATCTGGCGACGATCCGTACAGAAACGATTCGACTCGGCGAATTGATTCAGGATTTATTCGATTTGTCCACGCTGGATGCTGAGCAGAAGGAAGAGGGCCCACGTCAGGAGGCGGTGGTCGAGGATGTGCTGATCGAACTGCTGCCGCGTTTTGCGAAGCCTACGGAGCAGAAGGACCTGCAGCTTAAAGTAAAGCTGCCGGAGCGCTCGCTCAGCTTGTTGATAGAGCCGCGGCATTTGCAACGGATTTTGCAAAATTTGCTGGAAAATGCAGTGCGGCATTCGCCGCAGGGCTCGTTGATTTTGATTGAGGCGGAGGTGTTAGCTGATACCGATAATGTTTCCCTAGCTGCGGTGGCGAGTGCAGCGGGTGATGGGCTTGAAACGGGTCAGCGAAGGGAGCTTAAGCTGGTGCGTTTCACGGTTTCGGATGAGGGCGACGGAGTGCCGGAAGCGGAGCGAGAACGTATTTTTGAGCGCTTTTATCGTTTGGATCGATCGAGGAACAGACAGAGCGGTGGCGCTGGGCTGGGGCTGGCTATTGCCAAGCTGCTCGTAGAACAATATGGAGGACGAATTGGCGTGCAGCAGGCAGGAATGCAGGGAAGCATGTTTTGGTTCACGATGCATGAAGCCGGGACAGGCGCCCAGAGGCATGATCAGCCTGAAAATCGTAATTAA